The Salegentibacter mishustinae genomic interval CTTGTAAAGTCAGAATTAAAAGCTTTTTTGCTGTAATATTTAAGGTAATTGCCTCCTAACTTCACTCCGGTTTGCATCAGTTTTGAAGTTCGGCCAATTTTGCCGGTTGGTATGTTATCTATTGTTTTCATGGTAATTTGAGGTAGACTTTCTTAAGCCATTTTTTCTTTCCATAGGAATTTTCCTAAATCTATAACCCTTTCTAGAGGGGTATTGTCGAACACATCAAAAACAGTGTTTACTGACTTTTCTATCGCAACATCAGTGCTTTCAAATTGAGCAGAATTGTCATCCATCCAAAATTTCATTAGGAACATTAGTTGTACCCAGGCTGCTTCAGAAAATATTTTTTCTGATTGCTGTAAAGCCTGAACTCCTTTATCTGCATTACCGTCCTGGATTAGATCTCTGGCAAAGGATTTTACTCTTTTCCTTAATCCTTTTAATTGCTGAAGATTTTTAAGTTGACTTTCATGCTCCTTCAATGAAAAGAGCACATAACTTCTATTTGCAGTCAGCATTTCAAAGAAGGTGTAATAGAAGGTGAGCATCTTTTCACGGTTGGTGAAAGTCTCAAACTCAGGACTTTTATGAAGCACGGTGATAGTGTGCTCGTAGAATCTTTCCCAAATTCCTTTCTGCAATCCTTCAAAACTTCCATAGAAATTGTAGAATTCCTCTTCCTTGATCTTATTCTCCTTACAAAATTTATAAACCGTTTTAGGACGCTTCTCTTCTTCCAATACATAATCCATATATATTGAAATAAGCTTGTCATTATCTAAAACTTTCTTCGTTGTATTTTTTTTAGCTGTAGCCATAATTGTTATTTCTTTTTCAAAGATACACTTTTGTTTAAGTTTTAATTCATAATATTAAACAAAAAGTTTGTTAAATATATTCTTTGGTTAAATTGTGTTTCAGAAAGTTAGACGCTATGCTGCGTTTCACATTACAGCTTATGTCAGTTTGTCAGCGGAGTTTTAATGGTATTTTTTTTGACTATAAAAAGGCAACGTAAAATATTATTAAAACAAACATATATGGCAACCGGAAAAATT includes:
- a CDS encoding TetR family transcriptional regulator C-terminal domain-containing protein — encoded protein: MATAKKNTTKKVLDNDKLISIYMDYVLEEEKRPKTVYKFCKENKIKEEEFYNFYGSFEGLQKGIWERFYEHTITVLHKSPEFETFTNREKMLTFYYTFFEMLTANRSYVLFSLKEHESQLKNLQQLKGLRKRVKSFARDLIQDGNADKGVQALQQSEKIFSEAAWVQLMFLMKFWMDDNSAQFESTDVAIEKSVNTVFDVFDNTPLERVIDLGKFLWKEKMA